From the genome of Tenrec ecaudatus isolate mTenEca1 chromosome 1, mTenEca1.hap1, whole genome shotgun sequence:
TGACGAATCTTCGCAGCAGAGGCTGTGCCCGCTCTGGGTACCAAGAAGGGGTGGACACCTGTAGCACTTTGGGGAGAGGTGACCCCTCCTGGTTGTTTGCAGATCCCCCCTACGGAGCAAGGTTTGAAGAAGATAACTCAACTGGTGGCCACCTTCCCAAAGGGCTTTAAGTCCTGGCTCGGCCCAGTCAGCCCCCTCATCACTCTGTGTCACCCTGATGTCATCAAGCCTGTTGTCAGCGCCTCAGGTACCAACGCGGAACTTGGGATCACGGGGTCCTGGTGGCATCCGAGGGCTcaggctcctctctgtccccagcTTTTAGCTGGTTCCTGCAGGACCTCAGACTTTTCttacttctctttctttcctgcatTCACCTGTCCCCAACTCACCACCTGCAACCCTCCCATGGAGTTCTCAAGAGAGGTGTCAGTGCTGGAGAACCACCAGTCATGGGAGCGATGCCCCAACTGCAGGCAGCCCGCAGTGGgctcagagggagagagaagcTGGCGCAGCCCAGAGAGCAAGGATGACTCCCAGGGGGACATGGCGGAAGGCCTCTAAGAGGAGGAAGTGGCGGATTTGCTTGGGGAATGCTGAGAATGATGTTTTTCATGGGCAGTGCTGTCGTGATCAGTGGTGGCTTCGGCACCTCTTGCCAGGTCTGGCTTCTACCCATCCACCTCAGTGACAGAGCCATGAGAAGGCATCTAGGCCATTCTTGCCACGACGTCCGACTCTCATGGTTCAGTCCCTTCTACTGCAACCTGTGACTTGTCCTTAAGCCCCCTGCTCCAGACCCGAGGTGTCTCTTCTGTGAGACCTCACCTAAGCTTTGCTCCTGTCCCTTGTCCTCTGCCTTTTGCACCCCAGACAGGGGACTGGGGCAGTGTCCCACTAGTTTCTGTCATTAACTAACTTGGCGACTATAGGCGCCTGACTCTTCGGTGGCTAAGGTCCCTTTCTTTTGTGGGTGGTAGAAACTCAGTCAGGTGTGGCTTCAGCAAAGAAAGCGAATCTGTTGACCGTAAGGTCAAGGAGGGTGGGCTTCAGGCACAGCTGGATCCAGGACTCAAACAATGTGGCCAGAAATCATTCTTCATCTCTTGGCATTGCTTCCTGGTCATTTTTGCCTCCCTTACCAATGTGAGGGAATTATTGCCTCACATTGTAAATGATGGTCtgagaagctctgttcccaggggAGAACTTGTTTCCCCCCACAGCAAGCCCACTAATGGCCAGGCCTGCGTCAGAGTACCAGATCCCAAGGCGATTAGTGGAACTCTGCTCACTTGGCCTTGCTGGACATGGGACTCTCAGAGCGGTCATTCGGGGAAcatagcagctcagtgcttaagaACACAAGTCCTGCATTCAGACAGACCTGGGCTTGGGGCTCAGGAAGTCATGTCCTCTCTGTGAAATCCTGGGCAATTGTCATCATTCTTCAGAGCCTTCGTTTCCTTATATGGAATATGGGGGTAAAAGGAGCTTGAAATTGAAGGTGATTTGGGGTTTCCAATGGGGAAGAGTCTGTTTCTGCCCCTGAGACTGAGTGACCTTGAATGGCTCAGACCCAGGAGGGGCCTTGGCAGAGAGGTGACGAATGACTGGACAGGGACCTCGGCACTCCAGTAGGTATCTGCCTCCAGCCCTTCTCTCTGGCACCTCCAAAGTGATGAAGCTAGTCTTCTTTGTTCCTCTCCAGATCCAGAGCTCGGAGGAGGGTCTCCGGTACACACAGGGCCTGGCCAGCACCTTCAGAGACGTGTGCTGCTGGTGGGTGGGGCCCTGCAATGCAGTGATCCGCATCTTCCACCCCACCTTTATCAAACCTGTTCTCTTGGCCTCAGGTAGACATTGGCTGCTCATAGCTTGCTGCCACTGAGATTCTGTCGTATCTGGTCATGTCTAGGGCATGTCTGTGTGACACCCGTGTGTCCATGTTGGCTGTGTGTTTGCACCTGGGACCATTCGGAGATGATCTCAATCATATCTGGGCTCGGCTGTGGCCCAGGGCATTGGAACATGTTGGGACATGTCTAAAATGTCATTTGAGATTGTCCAGATGTCCTGCTGGTCGTGAGGGGGCCGTTCGTCCTTTGGCTTGTCCAGTGTCAGAGCTGAGTTGTGTCAGGGACAGGGTTCTTCTGTGAAATATGTGGTAGGTCCAAATGTACATCTATCTGGTCACACCTGGAACAAGAATTGGACCCTATTTCTATAATGCCTGGGGCTCATGTGTGGGGTTTCCGAGGTCATGTCAGAGGGCTCTGGTCTACATTAAAGCATGTTGTGCCAGGTCATAGAAATGTTAGGGTGTGTCTAGCATGGTGTGACCATGCAGGAGGCATGTTAGCATGTGTTTAGGCCATGTCAGAGAATGCTATATTGTCTTGTGGTCATGCTAAGGTGTGTCGTGTATCTTGTTGCCACGTTGGACTGTTGTTTGCTAGTTAGCTCCTTCAGGTCCATGTCTGAGGAGGCTAGGCAGTGCCAGGGTGCCCAGGGCCCGTGCGGCCCACTTTGTAGAACATTGGACGGTTACAGAAATGTTGCGTGTATAAGAGCTATGCCCAGACGTGGTGGGATATGCTGTGCCATGTTATTGTTTGTCTAGCATGTTGAGAGGTCTTTGTGAGAAATCGTTGCGCTGGCTGCTGGAGGCTGTTGTGGTCCtttcttgtctcctccctgctccctctatTCGTGGCCTCATTCCTGCTACGctgggctggcttggagtgcgggggtgggggtggggggtgggatgcaTATCCCACTGGGAACCTACAACCGCGCCCCCCAACCCCCGTGAGCTCCTCCCTTACCACTTTCTGTGATCCCTGACGGCACTCGTTCATATCAGCGGCTGTTGCACCCAAGGACATGGTCTTCTACAGATTCCTGAGGCCCTGGCTGGGTGAGTATCTGTGGGTAAAAGGGGCGAGGGGGACCTTGGGGCGTAGAGAAAGTGCTTTCCTTGCCCACTGCCCGTGACTACTACTAGGGGACGGGCTCCTGCTGAGTAATGGTGCCAAGTGGAACCGCCACCGCCGCCTGCTGACGCCGGCCTTCCACTTCAACATCCTGAAGCCCTACGTGAAGACCTTCAACGAGAGTGTGAACATCATGCACGTGAGTTCCACGAGCCCAGGGCCCTTTAGCGAGCCTTGGGAGGAGGGGCACAGGTAGATTCGAGTGAGCTGGCGTCTTGGCTCTGCTGGGTGGTCTTGGGGCCATTGTTCTTCCTCTTTAAGTCCCAGGTTCTTCATCTGTGAGGGCTCAGCGTCGCCGCTTTGAAGGGTGTTCAAGATGACACCGTGGAGTTCTGTCTTTGGCACATTGGGGGGGAGGGCACAAGATGTTAGTGTCTATGTCCCCATCTCTGGACCCAGGTGACCCTGAGTCTGTGTTGGTGATAAGAGTGGAAACTATATACCGTAATAGCGATTGCTGAGTAACAGACCACCCTGAAAGGATTCGCACTGTGTGTTGCTCATGAAGGCACACGAGACCAACAGTTCACACTCACCAGCTAACCCCGAGACCAACAGTTCAcactcaccagccgctctgtgggagaaagatgaagctttccgctctcataaagatttatagccgtagaaactcacaggggcaattccactgtGTCTATAGGGCACTGTGaatccagaattgacttgatggcagtgagtttcggggAGTTTATTGCTCATGAGTCTTGTCAGTCGGCTGAGTCATTCGTCTGGTCTTGCGGGGGCTCACTCGTGCATCTAGGGTCAGGTGTGCAGCAGGTAGTCAGCGAGGCTGACCCAGCTTGGACTCGCTCAAGTGCTTGCGGTTGATCCAGCATGGCCTTGGCTGCGGCAACTGGTCTCCACGTGGTAGCTCCCGCTCCCACTGGCAGCCCAAACGCATTCCCACAGTGAAAGCCTGGTCCCAACAGAGCGAGAGTCAGCTGCCAGGATGCCTCTTGAGGTCTGGGTTGAGGAGCATCATGCAGTCCTTTGCACCAAATTCATTGGCTACAGAAAGTCCCAAGTTCACTCCAGAACCAAAGTTTGTTCCTAATAAAAGGTGCTGCAAAACCACCTTGTAAAGGGTGTGGATAGAGAGAGGAGTAAATTGTAGTACTGGAGAGTCATGGATTTGCAAACTGGTAAGTTATTGTGCTATTACTTCATGGATTCTTCTAGGAGACATGGCTCTCCGGAGACATGGGGAAAAGACTTTATTATTCATGGCACTGCAGGTAGCATGCTGGCTCGCAGCCTTTTCCCAAGCTCCTCAAATCCCATGGGAGGAACCCACGTGGGCCGAGATAGAGGCAGTGTATTTTCATACtgggaaggaacctcaaacttgaGGATCTCCAACTTTTATCATCAGCAGAAGCAAGCCTGATTCCTGTCCAAGGAGAGAGAGGTCCTCCTGCCTTGAACTTCTCACGGCAAACACAGGCTGGGAGATGAGCCGGTGAACGAGCATATGGACCTTGAGCTGCGTActtacccaggcagagaacacagGGATGCTCGGGGCCCATGGAGGACTGCCTCTCCGGACAAAGGAGACATTTTGCAAGCAATCTGGAAAAAGGATGAGGGCGATGAATGCAGTCAGGCTAACAGTTATTGAGCACTTCCCATCAGCCAGAAAGCGTGCTTCACTCCATGACACATTCTGAGTGCTTTCATGCTCACGCACCTATTGGGGATGGATGGTTACTCTTAAGCCATCACAGATGAGGAGACTACGGCTCAAACAGATTAGGTCATTTCTCTGTCTTCCAGCAACTAGTAAGCGTGGTCTAGCAAATGGTGGGGCTGAGACTCCAGCCTGCTTTACAGAACTCTGTGGTAGATCATCTTTGCTAGGAGTGTACTTTTAACCATTGGAACATAGGGGACCATGAGTTGATAAAGGGTATATGAGACAGAGGCTGGGAATCGAATCCAGGCCTCCCAGTCGTGGCCTTTTCATGTCTTAGCAATGGCTTCCATTCTCACCCAAGCCTGATCTACTCTGGTGACGGCGGTGCCTTGGAGGGAAGACTGGGAGGTTGGCTCTAGATGGCATTTAGGTGATTGTGGTTGGGTGGTGTTGGTGCTGGTTACCAGAAGAGGTAGATCCCAGCCCCGTGTCTGCCATCATCCCTGACCAGGAGAAGTGGTGGCGCCTGGTCTCTGATGGCAGCGCCCGTCTGGACCTGTTTGAGCACATCAGCCTCATGACCCTGGACAGTCTGCAGAAATGCGTCTTCAGCTTGGACAGCCGCTGCCAGGAGTGAGTCCTAAGCCTGAATCTGGGAACTTGGATGACGGACCCAAAGGAGTAGATGGGGAGGGTGGATTGACCAGGGCAGTCAGAAGTATCTTCTTGGAGGAGAGAGTCAAACGCTGGGCAGCTGAGGAATAAAAACAAGAAGGCTAGATTGAGTTGTGTGTAAGAGCAACAAGGAGGCAGCTCGTAAATGAGGTCAGAGAAGGACCTAGATGCTAGATCTTAAGAATAAGCCAAGGAGTGTGGACTCTGTCTCGGGATCCCCATGGAGCCAGGACAAGAATTTGAACCAGTGCAGAACACGGTCAGAGCGGAGGCTTACAAATCTGGGAACGACACACTGTTATGTAGGCACTGGATAGAAAATGACATTGGCTGGGTAGAAGGAGACCAGGTAGAAAGCTAGACCCACAGACCAGTTGAGAGAGGATGAGGTTTGGGAAGGAGAAAGGGCTGTTGAGATTAATGGGCACGATGTCCAAGTTCCCAGGGACGTGGGTGACAGGAGAGAAGGAGGTGTGGGTAGTCCTGTTTCCTGGCTCCCCATCACCTGCGTCTTCCGCACTATCTTCTCCTGGATGCTCAGTGTCACTGTGGGAGGTAGTGCCTGGCTTCTGGGAAGAAGTGCACCCTGGGCCGTAGGTCTGTGACGTTGCTGCCTCCTTTCTTGCCCTCGTCCTGCAGGAAGCCCAGTGACTACATTGCTGCCATCTTGGAGCTCAGCGCCCTTGTGGCAAAACGGCACCATCAGCTCTTGCTACACTGGGACTTCCTATATTACCTCACTTCCGATGGGAGGCGCTTCCGCAGGGCCTGCCGCCTGGTGCACGACTTCACCTATGCCGTCATCCAGCAACGGCGCCGTGACCTCAAAGATCAGGGTGTCGATAATTTACTCCAGGCCCaagccaaggccaaggccaagactcTGGACTTCATTGATGTGCTCCTGTTGAGCACGGTGAGTACCCGGGGGTTCCGATTTGAGAAGTGGGCATGACCTCACTTTTCAATGTCCAATGGAAGGGCTCGAACGTGACCCAGCCATTCCTGGGGGACCAAGGAAGGGGTTCAATGAAGGGAGGGCCAATGTTTGAGATATGTACAGATGACGCTATGGAAAGTAACCTGCAGACACTGGTAAACCTGGAAAGGCTAGAGGCCCGAGGGTTGACTCTACTTACAAGTGAACAAGTTAGATCGCCacagtgtatgtgtgtgcgtttaAGTGACGTATAATATCGTTGTTAGTGTCCCATCAACACCTACTCATATGTGTAACTCTTTGGTATAACAGAAGGCCAcggtgcccagtcctgcaccactttGACTTTGGTTGGGTGCTGGAGCCCAACGTGATGGCCACTGGGtatgttgagtgccttccaacccaggAGACTTAGCTTCGAGCACGATGttgaacaacgttctcctgtggCTGGTTTTCTGATGGAGCTCCCCAGGTCTTTCtgcctagtctgtcttaatctggaagctctgctgagatctGCTCACTGCAAGAGAGCCTGCTAGTATGTAACTATcgttggcatagcttccagcatcatagcaacacacgtcACCACCACAACATGCAGATGGGTagaggacgtgtgtgtgtgtatgatcagAGTACATTGTTTATTTCAGAGCAGCAATAGCATCCAGAGCAGCATCCCAGTGCTGTACCCCATGCCCCACCCTTTCAAAGTACCCCACGAGCCACATGCCCTGTCCTCAGCTTTTCACCCGTACCTGCCACAGGGCTGCACCCAAAGAGAGGGACCCACAGGGTCAGACTTGTAGCTCATGCAGACCTGCTGCAGCATCTGCCTCCACTCCTCTAAAGAGATTAGTTagcaaagggagagggagagtgacTTCGATCTCCACAGGGTGCGGGCAAAGGCTCTCGATGTCCAGTCATTGAGGTGTGAGTAAGCCAGTGACTCTGGGACAGGGAGGACCGGACTGTCTGGATTCATGGCCCCAGAGTGTGAACGGATGGCCACGGAGTCCTATTCAATCTCCAGCATCCAGGGAACGTTGTTATCCAAtgaaatccacaaagccctcctcatgCAGAAACATGCCCAAATTCATGGACCATTGACTCCTCCCACTGGGGGAGGGATAAAATAGGAGCAGAGGAGAACAGAGAAGAGGCCTTTAGGGAGGGCTAGGCAGAGGCAGTGAGGCACAGGACATCTAGGACTGCagggtgggcatggctttctggtGGAAGCTGGATCTTGGCCGATAGTCTCAGCTATATAGTGTGGGCTATGGCTCATGGCCACCTGTGCACGACAGAAGGCAacagggcctgggcctgggccgttTCTACACTGGTCTTGGTTGTGGCCACCTTTTGAGTAACTTCCTCATCCAGCACAAGATTGCACAATGTCCTGTTATGATTCATGAGAGCTCCACTGGTTAGGGGAAATTGCTAGGCCTTTCTGCCTAGCTTGTTTTCGCCTGGAAACTCACCTGGCCCTGGCCAATCAGTGTGAGGCTGGATTAGGATCAAGATCGTGTGCCTCACACAGCCCTCTTTCGTTTTTCAACTAGGTTTTATGATTCATTGCAATAGCCtcgcagaactcacagaaaatgcTCACGATTACGGGGCTTATGCAGGTGCTGGGAATTAACAGGTCACAGCGTAGGTTAAAAAAATGTGCAGGATACAGTTGTCCTGCCAGGACATGTTTCAAAGCCGCTTTGGgcctgctaataaatgtccaaaggacatgccgCTCCACTGTGAGCCTCAACCCGAAGAGCcgcagctccagctccagggccagcAAACCCAGATCGCCGCATTAAGTGTCCaagggcaccccactccacaaaccAGAGTCCTGCCCCAAAGCCCTCAGCTTTGCTTGCTCCGTAGCTTGggaagtcttcctctttgtccctggCGCCAGCTCTGCTTCTCCTGTCACTCCTCTGATATCAAAGTTGttttcctggatcaaggaggttcactgtgtaggGATCTCCGGATCCAGAGGACGCGTTCCACCCCTGGTTCTCATTTTATACCTAGCAGATGACAATCACAATGAACCCTCTTAAGTATTATTCATAGACAGATCCTAGGGGTGtctttctctcccacccctcTAACACAGACCCATCAAGAAGAGGCCCTTTGGTGGGGGCAACAGAGATTATGACTACAGAGCCACGTTAAATAATTCGCTGCCCCGCAGGGACACGGAGCGGGTGTAATTAAGGGCTAGTAACGGCCTTTCCTTCTTTCCAGGATGAAGACGGGAAGGTGCTGTCAGATGAGGATATTCGAGCAGAGGCTGAAACGTTCATGTTTGGGGGTGAGGGTTGCAACATGAGATGGGAGAGGGGCCCCCTCTTCGTGGGGAATTGGTGGGTGGACTCTAGACCACCCCATCCTGCCCCACCATCTTCCATCCTCCTGGAGGACCTCAACGCAAGGCAGATGCCTGCCCTCTGGCAATGCAGTAGCCCAGTGACCCAAGCCTGCTTGGCTGCCCCTCAGGTCATGACACCACAGCCAGCGGCCTCTCCTGGGTCCTGTACAACCTGGCCAAGCACCCGGAATACCAGGAGCGCTGCCGGAAGGAGGTGCAAGAGCTCCTGAAGGACCGTGGGACCGAGGAGATTGAGTGGTGAGTGCAGTTCTCATGACCTGTTCCCGGAGCCCTGTTCCCTGACTCTGGTAGGGGTGGAGGAAGACCTTTCAGCTGAATCTGCTCTAGTTGCTTAGTGAGACTAAAAACGAGGCCAGATGCAGGGCCTGGTACCCAGCCCAGGCAGCAGGGAAAAGATTGTGGCTCTGGGATCAGAACGATCAATGTGCTTGGAGAAGAGTGACAATGTGTGAAGGCCCATGATATCACTTAGCATGTGCGCCGTAAACCAACTTCCCTCTTTTCCCGGTCTTCTTAAAATCACAAGTTTAAAAGGTCTTCTCTCCCCTAGATGTTCGttcttccccagccccctaactccTTCGCTATGGTCCAATTTAGAGATGCACaggggacacctggggataaaagATGTCTGTTTTCTGTACAGAGAAAGCTACATCGCCATCACCCAGTCCTTTACCCAGCAGACACTCCCTCACTGCATTCAACTCAGCCTCCATCTCCAACACTCTTCCTAGCTCCATTCGCTGTGTCCTGGTGTCCCAGGGTGGACCCCTTCCCAGGCCCTGTGCTCCAGGAGTTTCTGGTCTGGGACTGTCGTCTCAGCCCAGGGAAGTCCTAGTTGACATTAATAGGACTAGGCTTGAGCGAGAGAAGCCAGCCTCAGGGTGGGCTGGAGCAGGTGCTTCAACTGAGAACTTGAAAATGAGCTTGAGCAACCCCTTAAGTACAATTAGAAAGTGGTAAGACTTCTTATAAACTCTGGCCATGTCAGgaaacaccagtccctggagaaggacatcaagcttggtagaggggcaatgacaaaaaggaagacccgcagggagatggattgacctggTGGCTGCAACAGCGGACTCAAGCATAGGGACAGCCGTGAGCGTGGTGCAGGACCGGACCGGGCAGTGCCTAGTGCCGTTTGTGCAGAAGGTTGCTATGCGCTGAGAATgaatcaatggcaactaacaacaacaacaacaacaagaggaagtgacaacaacaacaacaacaagaggaaGTGGTGTAGGTCAAGGACACAGCCCGAGCAAAGCCCAagcaggagagaagggggcaatGGAGAATGGGCTACTTACTTTGTTAGCCTGACAAACACCAAATAAATCAAACtagcataaaaacaaaaccctggAGTTGATTCGACTCATGGTAGCGCCAGCTGCATCTGAGTAGCGCTGCTCATGGGGTTTCAATGgctgttgtgtgagtctgggtactttagagaaacaaatccacagaaactcatgtagaagagagagctttatataaagggtaagagcacatcaagaaaacatcccaacccagggctgcccaagcccacaagtccaacactaacctgtatgtccaacaccaatccacaaagtcctcctccatctcacaaaacacacgtaatgacgccgactgcaggaggaaagccggatCAGTGaacgtgtgagcatctcagcgctggcaggggtctccacacagctgctccagcgcccaagctgcatcagggtaggtccacctggcttctcctcagggatgtctcacagaaagtgagccttgccagctgaagcaggaaactggctcaggcagctgcaccctggtctgaccatcagaaagcaagagacccccaAACTAGAAAATCAAGGctcagcaagccatttatctctctgcccttcaattaacccacatgggtttattggccaggttgtctcAATAAACTACCTCCCTCAGCTGTCATTCTGGGGACGTTTCACTGTTCCCCATTGACTGAGGAGTAACTTATGTGGCTGTTAAGGGGCtgccaagtcatttctgactcttaACAACCCTGTGTGCAACCGAACAAAAccttgcccggtcctgcgccagcctcaccccTGCTCCTCTATGTGAGCcccttattgcagccactggtcaATCCATCCGTTGAGGGTCTGCCtcgtttttgctgaccctccactttaccaagtatggtgtccttttccagggactggcttatTCTGATGACCTGTCCAaactacatgagatgaagtcttgccctacttggttctaaggagcgttctgattGTACATCTTCCATGACGGGTTTGTCTGTCTTCTTGACAGTCTGTGGTGctgccaatattcttcaccagcaccatgcctAAAAACGAattgattcttctgtcttcctcactCAACGTCCACATTTCACATGCAGACggggagattgaaaataccaacacttgggtcaggcgcaccttagtccttagcGTCGCATCCTTGTTGTTTGACACTTCcaggagatcttgtgcagcagatttattcaagGGAATACACGGTTTGATCTCataactactgcttccatgagcattgattgtggatctaagcaagagaaaatcctcgacagcttcaatcttttctccgttgatcacaatgttacctattggtccagtggtgaggattctggttttctggattctgagttataatccataatgaagagTGCAATCTTTGatgtccatcagcaagtgcttcaagtcctcctcactttcggctagcaaggttgtgtcatccatgCAGAATAGACggttattaagccttcctccagccctggtgctcagttcttcttcatgtagcatggcttcttctcaggttattttctcagatacagattgaataagtatggtgagcggGTGAAACCCATACACaaaactttcttgattttaaatcatgcaatattctcttgttctcttcccacaactgcctcttgatttatgtacaggttccaaatgagcacaattaagtgttctggaattcccactctgctcatggttatccatagtttattatggctcacacagtcaaatgcctttacatagtaaaccacatgtaaacatctttctggcattctctgcttccagccaagatccatctgacatcatatcccttgttccacatcctctcctgcatctggcctgaatctctggcagctctctgccaatgtactgctgcaactgttggtgAATGAttatcaacaaaattttacttgcatgtgctatcgatgatattgttctataaattgTGCATTCCTGTATGCAAATATgggtcttttccagtcagttggccaggtagtggTCTTCTAAATTAATATTCTTTCTCACCGCCATGCTTCAAACACACTGATTCTCCCTTGGTCTTCTTTGCTCGCTGTCACATGCCTCTGAGGggactggaaataccatggcttgggtgaggtgcacttagtcctcacagtaagtTCCTTGTTTTTCCATGCTCTCGCGGTTTCCCCGGTGCGATGTGTAGAAACGGCAGGAATTGTCTCTTGCTCCTCTGGTGTCAATGTTTTCTCCTAGGTCCAGGAGGCTCACCATTCAGGGATCTCAGGGGTCAATGGGCATGCTCCTTCATTTGATCCCCTTCAGAATGGCCAGCACAGTGAATCCTATTAACAAACCCCCAAAATTGAATCCTATTAGTATCTTCTCCACCTTCTCTaagccagacccctcaggaaatgGCCCTTAGGTAGCCGCTACCGACCCGGTGGCTAGAGGGTCCACATCAATCCTTCACTGTGCTGCAACTGGGAGAAATGCATTCTCATCAGCTTTGTAATAACTGTATCCTTTTCCCATTTGTTTTTAGTCCATTATGTAGCATTCTTGGtgcaatattaaataagaatagTATTTTGGACCTGTTCcgattttacttttcctctaccaccaccctcccctttttgttt
Proteins encoded in this window:
- the LOC142432450 gene encoding cytochrome P450 4F2-like isoform X1, whose product is MSLLSLSWLGLWPQGVSLWRLLLLVGGSWLLARILAWTFALYDKCSRLRCFPQPPLRSWFLGHLGLIPPTEQGLKKITQLVATFPKGFKSWLGPVSPLITLCHPDVIKPVVSASAAVAPKDMVFYRFLRPWLGDGLLLSNGAKWNRHRRLLTPAFHFNILKPYVKTFNESVNIMHEKWWRLVSDGSARLDLFEHISLMTLDSLQKCVFSLDSRCQEKPSDYIAAILELSALVAKRHHQLLLHWDFLYYLTSDGRRFRRACRLVHDFTYAVIQQRRRDLKDQGVDNLLQAQAKAKAKTLDFIDVLLLSTDEDGKVLSDEDIRAEAETFMFGGHDTTASGLSWVLYNLAKHPEYQERCRKEVQELLKDRGTEEIEWDDLALLPFLTMCIKESLRLYPPALVVSRCCTQDIHLPDGRVIPKGVICLISIFGTHHNPSVWPDPEVYDPLRFDAENSQKRSPLAFIPFSAGPRNCIGQTFAMTEMKVALALTLLRFRVLPDDKEPQRKPELILRAEGGLWLRMEPLGAAPE
- the LOC142432450 gene encoding cytochrome P450 4F3-like isoform X2; the encoded protein is MSLLSLSWLGLWPQGVSLWRLLLLVGGSWLLARILAWTFALYDKCSRLRCFPQPPLRSWFLGHLGLIQSSEEGLRYTQGLASTFRDVCCWWVGPCNAVIRIFHPTFIKPVLLASAAVAPKDMVFYRFLRPWLGDGLLLSNGAKWNRHRRLLTPAFHFNILKPYVKTFNESVNIMHEKWWRLVSDGSARLDLFEHISLMTLDSLQKCVFSLDSRCQEKPSDYIAAILELSALVAKRHHQLLLHWDFLYYLTSDGRRFRRACRLVHDFTYAVIQQRRRDLKDQGVDNLLQAQAKAKAKTLDFIDVLLLSTDEDGKVLSDEDIRAEAETFMFGGHDTTASGLSWVLYNLAKHPEYQERCRKEVQELLKDRGTEEIEWDDLALLPFLTMCIKESLRLYPPALVVSRCCTQDIHLPDGRVIPKGVICLISIFGTHHNPSVWPDPEVYDPLRFDAENSQKRSPLAFIPFSAGPRNCIGQTFAMTEMKVALALTLLRFRVLPDDKEPQRKPELILRAEGGLWLRMEPLGAAPE